The Seriola aureovittata isolate HTS-2021-v1 ecotype China chromosome 3, ASM2101889v1, whole genome shotgun sequence genome includes a region encoding these proteins:
- the atf4a gene encoding cyclic AMP-dependent transcription factor ATF-4 isoform X2, with protein MTLSQLALGDVEALYLGPSFLMADPMGPLLDQDEEEALSPSSSLEGKAPASPPLSLSSYVSSLSPFQTLSSSPLSSASPPPSPPPTHPSLFLGTKAGADSLSLPWLGASDLLHAHIGADDGKGDAFTGMDWMSEKIDLSEFDLDSLIGSCSSEDSPSSPEDLLASLDSHMDLDLESFDTTIPTSPDSLELGLSLAGIPSLPLDLPPPGTAEAKKTEMVPDQEVDMKSEPPSPAPALSPPSPQAYTLELGSEVDVLDAEKTAASLTNTTTTIIPEPSGNIQTTTPIVLSIPTSHIVVVLANKDEPSLVSLADPSIKTSPRSSDCEDDSGIESVAGSPARLPSPPPTPSHTAGSSRTKPYSKPEPSTASSPSAKVPRVKSVSGAPKVVEKKLKKMEQNKTAATRYRQKKRVEQELLNSECEELEKKNNELAEKAESISREIQYLKDLMEEVRKHRRGKTSSVA; from the exons atgacacTTTCCCAGCTGGCCTTGGGGGACGTGGAGGCCCTGTACTTAG GGCCCTCGTTTCTGATGGCTGACCCCATGGGGCCCCTTCTGGAccaagatgaagaagaagctctttctccctcctcctctctagAGGGGAAGGCGCCAGCTTCGCCCCCCCTCTCTTTATCTTCCTACGTATCCTCCCTGTCTCCCTTTCAGACCTTGTCATCCTCCCCACTCTCTTCTGCTtccccacctccctctcctcctcccacacaTCCCTCCTTGTTTCTGGGAACCAAGGCTGGAGCGGACTCGCTGTCCCTCCCCTGGCTGGGTGCCAGCGATTTGCTCCATGCCCACATTGGAGCAGATGATGGCAAAG GTGATGCCTTCACAGGCATGGATTGGATGTCAGAGAAAATTGACCTGAGTGAATTTGACTTGGATTCCCTCATTGGCTCCTGCTCATCTGAAGATTCTCCCAGCTCCCCCGAGGATCTCCTGGCCTCGCTCGACTCCCACATGGATCTGGATCTAGAGTCCTTCGACACAACCATCCCCACCTCACCTGACAGCCTGGAGCTGGGCCTGTCACTGGCCGGtatcccctccctccctctggaTCTCCCTCCTCCTGGGACAGCTGAGGCCAAGAAGACAGAGATGGTTCCTGATCAGGAGGTTGATATGAAGTCTGAGCCTCCCTCCCCAGCTCCCGCtctgtctcccccctctcctcaaGCCTACACATTGGAGCTAGGAAGTGAAGTGGATGTGCTGGATGCAGAGAAAACGGCTGCATCTctcaccaacaccaccaccaccatcatcccAGAACCCAGTGGAAACATTCAGACAACTACCCCCATCGTGCTGTCCATTCCCACATCTCACATTGTAGTGGTGCTCGCCAACAAAGACGAGCCTTCCCTCGTATCTCTTGCGGACCCGTCCATTAAAACCTCTCCTCGATCAAGCGACTGCGAAGACGACTCTGGAATCGAGTCAGTTGCTGGCTCACCAGCTCGcctcccatctcctcctcccaccccctcccatACAGCTGGTTCCTCCAGGACCAAACCCTACTCCAAGCCGGAGCCCTCTACCGCTTCCTCCCCCTCGGCCAAGGTCCCCAGGGTCAAATCGGTGTCTGGTGCTCCTAAAGTGGTGGAGAAGAAACTGAAGAAGATGGAGCAGAACAAGACGGCAGCCACTCGCTACCGACAGAAGAAGAGGGTCgagcaggagctgctgaacTCAGAGTGCGAagagctggagaagaagaacaatGAGTTGGCAGAGAAGGCAGAGTCCATCAGCCGAGAGATCCAGTATCTCAAGGACCTGATGGAGGAAGTTCGTAAGCACCGCCGCGGCAAGACCAGCTCGGTGGCTTAA
- the atf4a gene encoding cyclic AMP-dependent transcription factor ATF-4 isoform X1 yields the protein MTLSQLALGDVEALYLGPSFLMADPMGPLLDQDEEEALSPSSSLEGKAPASPPLSLSSYVSSLSPFQTLSSSPLSSASPPPSPPPTHPSLFLGTKAGADSLSLPWLGASDLLHAHIGADDGKAGDAFTGMDWMSEKIDLSEFDLDSLIGSCSSEDSPSSPEDLLASLDSHMDLDLESFDTTIPTSPDSLELGLSLAGIPSLPLDLPPPGTAEAKKTEMVPDQEVDMKSEPPSPAPALSPPSPQAYTLELGSEVDVLDAEKTAASLTNTTTTIIPEPSGNIQTTTPIVLSIPTSHIVVVLANKDEPSLVSLADPSIKTSPRSSDCEDDSGIESVAGSPARLPSPPPTPSHTAGSSRTKPYSKPEPSTASSPSAKVPRVKSVSGAPKVVEKKLKKMEQNKTAATRYRQKKRVEQELLNSECEELEKKNNELAEKAESISREIQYLKDLMEEVRKHRRGKTSSVA from the exons atgacacTTTCCCAGCTGGCCTTGGGGGACGTGGAGGCCCTGTACTTAG GGCCCTCGTTTCTGATGGCTGACCCCATGGGGCCCCTTCTGGAccaagatgaagaagaagctctttctccctcctcctctctagAGGGGAAGGCGCCAGCTTCGCCCCCCCTCTCTTTATCTTCCTACGTATCCTCCCTGTCTCCCTTTCAGACCTTGTCATCCTCCCCACTCTCTTCTGCTtccccacctccctctcctcctcccacacaTCCCTCCTTGTTTCTGGGAACCAAGGCTGGAGCGGACTCGCTGTCCCTCCCCTGGCTGGGTGCCAGCGATTTGCTCCATGCCCACATTGGAGCAGATGATGGCAAAG CAGGTGATGCCTTCACAGGCATGGATTGGATGTCAGAGAAAATTGACCTGAGTGAATTTGACTTGGATTCCCTCATTGGCTCCTGCTCATCTGAAGATTCTCCCAGCTCCCCCGAGGATCTCCTGGCCTCGCTCGACTCCCACATGGATCTGGATCTAGAGTCCTTCGACACAACCATCCCCACCTCACCTGACAGCCTGGAGCTGGGCCTGTCACTGGCCGGtatcccctccctccctctggaTCTCCCTCCTCCTGGGACAGCTGAGGCCAAGAAGACAGAGATGGTTCCTGATCAGGAGGTTGATATGAAGTCTGAGCCTCCCTCCCCAGCTCCCGCtctgtctcccccctctcctcaaGCCTACACATTGGAGCTAGGAAGTGAAGTGGATGTGCTGGATGCAGAGAAAACGGCTGCATCTctcaccaacaccaccaccaccatcatcccAGAACCCAGTGGAAACATTCAGACAACTACCCCCATCGTGCTGTCCATTCCCACATCTCACATTGTAGTGGTGCTCGCCAACAAAGACGAGCCTTCCCTCGTATCTCTTGCGGACCCGTCCATTAAAACCTCTCCTCGATCAAGCGACTGCGAAGACGACTCTGGAATCGAGTCAGTTGCTGGCTCACCAGCTCGcctcccatctcctcctcccaccccctcccatACAGCTGGTTCCTCCAGGACCAAACCCTACTCCAAGCCGGAGCCCTCTACCGCTTCCTCCCCCTCGGCCAAGGTCCCCAGGGTCAAATCGGTGTCTGGTGCTCCTAAAGTGGTGGAGAAGAAACTGAAGAAGATGGAGCAGAACAAGACGGCAGCCACTCGCTACCGACAGAAGAAGAGGGTCgagcaggagctgctgaacTCAGAGTGCGAagagctggagaagaagaacaatGAGTTGGCAGAGAAGGCAGAGTCCATCAGCCGAGAGATCCAGTATCTCAAGGACCTGATGGAGGAAGTTCGTAAGCACCGCCGCGGCAAGACCAGCTCGGTGGCTTAA